In the genome of Salmo trutta chromosome 18, fSalTru1.1, whole genome shotgun sequence, one region contains:
- the LOC115153095 gene encoding zinc finger protein 501 — translation MEDSETDLTSSEPDALGADFITVELDTQPIEYVVKWAEVGSKFTISCVKKEADEGSGLNLEHVKEEPDEPFFAQYEEEFPGCEIAEQSVVVKTDDSDEDDHTEPGSSQLVPVGDGSDSGSEKWEYISPGGYYSCNYCGKCYSHSSSLSRHQQLHTGKAPPPPNKQTDTGSGEGNKYKCTQCAMRFKSRRALGTHLRTHRGMRVYPCNICGKDFNHSSSLSRHRLIHKKGKGIPSGVIPAEISYVRRPPGSRKKKKQADKKKISGEKKFPTEKKFPIRKNLSGEKFYACTQCDMTFKNSIGLSKHQVSHVKDLLNNYAHGKDGLTKSSDLKIRLKLCSRDKPNFYTLCKKNKRSRAAKRQRQASVSEEEEGPYACEQCDKRFSQVQSLARHQQMHKGDNKFSCSYCKKTFTRLSNLHHHERSHSTGGKYECTICSKTFVHSSSYSRHKRQHAEEEARQRKGIDEMEPLDSDSE, via the coding sequence ATGGAGGACTCCGAGACTGACTTGACTTCGTCTGAACCGGATGCACTTGGGGCAGACTTCATCACGGTGGAACTGGATACCCAACCCATAGAATATGTTGTCAAGTGGGCCGAGGTCGGGTCCAAGTTCACAATATCCTGTGTGAAAAAGGAGGCGGACGAGGGGTCTGGCCTAAATCTGGAGCATGTGAAGGAAGAGCCAGACGAACCCTTCTTTGCCCAATATGAAGAGGAGTTCCCCGGCTGTGAGATAGCAGAACAGAGTGTTGTAGTAAAGACAGACGACTCGGATGAGGATGACCACACTGAGCCAGGGAGTAGCCAGCTGGTCCCTGTTGGAGATGGCTCTGATTCGGGCTCAGAGAAATGGGAATATATCTCACCAGGGGGATACTACAGCTGCAACTACTGTGGGAAATGCTACAGTCATTCCTCAAGCCTATCAAGACACCAACAATTGCACACAGGAAAggcacccccacccccaaacaaacaaacagatacAGGGTCAGGTGAGGGGAACAAATACAAATGCACGCAGTGTGCAATGCGATTCAAAAGCAGAAGAGCTCTCGGAACTCACCTAAGAACACATCGGGGCATGAGAGTTTACCCATGCAACATCTGTGGGAAGGATTTTAACCACAGCTCCAGCTTGTCGCGTCATAGGCTCATCCACAAAAAAGGGAAGGGTATTCCCTCTGGTGTCATACCTGCTGAAATCAGTTATGTCCGCCGCCCACCTGGCAGCAGGAAAAAGAAGAAGCAGGCTGATAAGAAGAAGATCTCTGGCGAAAAGAAATTCCCTACTGAGAAGAAGTTCCCTATCAGGAAGAATCTCTCTGGAGAGAAATTCTACGCATGTACACAATGTGATATGACCTTCAAGAACTCCATTGGCCTCTCAAAACACCAGGTCTCTCATGTCAAGGACCTGCTTAATAACTATGCCCATGGTAAAGACGGTCTCACCAAGTCCTCTGACTTGAAAATACGCCTCAAGTTGTGCTCGAGGGACAAACCCAACTTCTACACCCTCTGCAAGAAGAACAAGCGGTCAAGAGCTGCCAAGCGCCAGCGCCAAGCATCGGTCTCTGAGGAAGAGGAAGGACCATATGCATGCGAGCAGTGTGACAAGCGCTTCAGCCAAGTGCAGAGCCTCGCCAGGCACCAGCAAATGCACAAGGGAGACAACAAATTCAGCTGCTCTTACTGTAAAAAGACCTTCACCAGGTTGTCCAACCTCCACCACCATGAGAGATCTCACTCCACAGGGGGGAAGTACGAATGCACAATCTGCAGCAAGACATTTGTGCACTCGTCCAGCTACTCCAGGCACAAGCGGCAGCACGCAGAGGAGGAGGCCCGCCAGCGGAAGGGCATAGATGAGATGGAGCCACTTGATTCAGACTCTGAGTGA